In Planctomycetia bacterium, a genomic segment contains:
- a CDS encoding hypothetical protein (possible pseudo, frameshifted): protein MAYTLGNLDALEAEAIHVIREVAVEFENPVLLYSIGKDSMCMLHVARKAFAPAPLPFPLLHIDTTWNFREMIAFRDRYCAEQRLRLLVHVNEKAIAAGMNPFDFPSNVYTPTMNTHPLIEALSLRRFDAALGGGRRDEEKSRAKERVFSFRDAHHQWHPKNQRPELWNLYNARVHRGESIRVFPLSNWTEFDIWQYIHREEIPPARAAVLRGRPAGRRPRRPVDHGR from the coding sequence ATGGCCTACACGCTCGGCAATCTCGACGCCCTCGAGGCGGAGGCGATCCACGTCATCCGCGAGGTGGCCGTGGAGTTCGAGAACCCGGTGCTGCTGTACTCGATCGGCAAGGACTCGATGTGCATGCTGCACGTCGCCCGCAAGGCGTTCGCCCCCGCGCCGTTGCCCTTCCCCCTCCTGCACATCGACACGACGTGGAACTTCCGGGAGATGATCGCCTTCCGCGACCGGTACTGCGCCGAGCAACGGCTCCGGCTGCTGGTGCACGTCAACGAGAAGGCGATCGCAGCCGGGATGAACCCGTTCGACTTTCCCAGCAACGTCTACACGCCGACGATGAACACGCATCCGCTCATCGAGGCCCTCTCGCTGCGCCGCTTCGACGCCGCCCTCGGCGGCGGCCGGCGGGACGAGGAGAAGTCGCGGGCCAAGGAGCGGGTGTTCTCCTTTCGCGACGCCCACCACCAGTGGCATCCCAAGAACCAGCGGCCCGAACTCTGGAACCTGTACAACGCCCGCGTCCACCGCGGCGAGAGCATCCGCGTGTTCCCGCTCTCCAACTGGACCGAGTTCGACATCTGGCAGTACATCCACCGCGAGGAAATCCCGCCCGCTCGTGCCGCTGTACTTCGCGGCCGACCGGCCGGTCGTCGACCGCGACGGCCAGTGGATCATGGTCGATGA
- a CDS encoding hypothetical protein (possible pseudo, frameshifted), which translates to MPLYFAADRPVVDRDGQWIMVDDDRFRLLPGEVPVVKRVRFRTMGDYPLTAAHESTATTVPEIIAEMLLTRTSERQGRLIDKDEAGSMEKKKREGYF; encoded by the coding sequence GTGCCGCTGTACTTCGCGGCCGACCGGCCGGTCGTCGACCGCGACGGCCAGTGGATCATGGTCGATGACGACCGGTTCCGGCTCTTGCCCGGCGAGGTGCCGGTCGTGAAGCGCGTCCGCTTCCGCACGATGGGCGACTACCCACTGACTGCCGCCCACGAGTCGACGGCCACCACCGTGCCGGAGATCATCGCGGAGATGCTCCTCACCCGCACCAGCGAGCGGCAGGGCAGGCTCATCGACAAGGACGAGGCCGGATCGATGGAGAAGAAGAAACGCGAGGGCTACTTTTGA